One Gammaproteobacteria bacterium genomic window, CCTGGCCGTGATTCCCTCGCTGGGGGGCGAGTTCCTGCCGCCGTTCCGGGAAGGTTCGCTGACCATCTCGGTGGTGAGCCTGCCGGGCACTGCGCTCGCCGAGTCGGACGCGATCGGGGCGCGGGTGGAGCGGCGCCTGCTGGCCCATCAGGCCGTGGTCTCCACCTCGCGCCGGACCGGGCGGGCGGACCTGGACGAGCACGCGCAGGGCCCCAACGCCTCCGAGATCGACGCGCGCCTGGACCTGGACGACTACGACCTGGACGATGTCCTGGCCGAGCTGCGCGCCGACCTCACCGGGTTTCCGGGCACCAGCATCACGGTGGGTCAGCCCATCGGACACCGCATCGACCACATGCTCTCCGGGACGCGTGCCGCCATCGCGGTGAACCTGTTCGGGCCCGAGCTGCAGCCCCTGCGCGACATCGCGGGGGAGATCGAGGCCGTCGCCGGACAGGTTCCCGGCCTCGTGGACATCGCCGTCGAACGGCAGGCGGACGTGCCGCAACTCCAGGTTCGAGCCGACCGCCGCGCCATGGCCCGCTACGGCGTCACCCCGGGCTCGCTGACGGCCGCTGTGGACGTGGCGTTCCAGGGCGAGGAGGTCTCGCTGATCCGCGAGGGTCAGCGCGCCTTCGACCTGGTGGTGCGCTACGCCGAGGAACACCGCGCGGACGCCGATGCCATCGGAAGCACGCTGGTGTCGACGCCGGCGGGGGCCACCGTCCCGCTTTCGCAGCTCGCCTCCGTCGTGCCGGCGCGCGGTCCCAACACCATCAGCCGTGAAAACGTCCAGCGAAAGATCGCGATCAGCGCCAACGTGGCCGACCGCGACGTGGTAAGCGCGGTGACGGAGCTGCAGGAGAAAGTCGCGGCGGAAGTGGCGCTGCCGCAGGGGTACTCGCTTCAGTACGGCGGCCAGTTCGAGAGCGGACAGGCGGCCACCCGAAGCATCACCATCCTCTCGTTCTTCTCCATCGCGGCGATCTTTCTGGTGCTGCTGCGGGCCTTCGGCAACATCCGCACGGCGGTGCTGCTCATGGCCAACCTGCCGCTGGCGCTCGCGGGCGGCGTCGCCGCGGTGATGCTCATCGGAGGCGCCATCAACGTCGCCACCCTGGTCGGTTTCATCACCCTGTTCGGCATCGCGGTGCGCAACGGGATCCTGCTGGTGAGCCGCTACCAGCACCTGTGCGGGCACGGCCTTCCCCTCCCGAACGCCATCCGGCGCGGATCCGCGGAGCGGCTCAGCCCGATCGTGATGACCGCGCTCACCACCGGGCTGGCGCTGATACCGCTGGCGCTCGGCATCGGCGAGCCCGGCAAGGAGATTCAGGCTCCGCTCGCGGTCGTCGTGCTCGGGGGCCTGACCACCTCGACCTTCCTCAACATGTTCGTCATTCCCGCGCTCTTCCTGCGGTATGGCCGATTCGGGAAGGAAGCGCGCTGAAAACAGCCGGACGGCGCCCGACTCGCTGCGGCTGGCACGCTGTGAGCGCCTTGGCAGGCGCCAACTCCCGATTTGCGGTGTCCGTGTGACCCGAACAAATACCGAATTACGGGGTAGGAGGAGGTGAGCCAGTAACCGATCTTCCCAGAGCCCCCGGAATCAGACCACCATGTCCTCTGCCTCCGCCACACCAGTCGCACTCGCCCCAGTTCCTCCTTCGCCCACTCCTTCCACCTCAGGCCAGCCCGCCGCGAGTCCGCTCGTCCCAACCGCGCCCGCTTCTATTACGCCCATTCCCGCCGCAGTCGCCCCTGTTGCGCCCATCTCCAAAGGGTTCAGCCCCGATCTCGATCCGCTCGGCGACGAGATCGCCCTTCTCTGCGCCCACATCACCGCCGCCACCTACCGGCTCCTCTGCCTGCTGAAGGTCTACGACGAAGAGGAACGCTGGCAGGGATTCCGCTCCTGCGCCCACTGGCTCTCCTGGCGCACCGGCATCTCGCTCGGTCCCGCCCGCGAGAAGATGCGCGTGGCCCGCTGCCTCCCCTCCCTGTCCCTGATCCCCGAAGCCTTCGCCAGGGGAGAGCTCTCGTACTCGAAGGTGCGGGCCCTGACGCGCATCGCCAACCCGGAAAACGAAGAGAAAATCCTCGACTTCGCACGCCACGGCACCACCGCGCACGTGGAGCGCATGGTCCGGCATTGGCGCTGCCTGGACCGGGGCGACGCCTCGGAGGCCGCCCGTGCGGAGCGCCGCGGCCTCTCGGTGTGGCTCACCGACGACGGCAGCTATGAAGTGCGGGGCCGCCTCAACCCGGAGGTGGGCGCCCTGCTCCTCAAGGCGCTCGAGGTCGCGGAAGGCCGGCTCTACCGCGCCGAGCGCAGCGCCGGGACCGAGCACCGGACCACGCCGCTACAGCGTCGAGCCGACGCCCTGGGGCTGTGGCTCGAGGAGCGCGTGCAGCCTCAGGTACAGCTCGTGATGCACTCGTTCCAAGGGGAGGAGCAGGAGAAGCGGGAGGAGCATCAGAAGCAGGAGGAGCAGGAGCAGGAAGTGTCGGCCCCGCTGGTCACCGAGGACGGCTCGAGCGTTTCAGCTGAAACGTCTTCGCGGCTCGCATGCGATGCCGAAGTCGTGCCCATCGCGCGTGGGGCAGACGGTTCCGTGCTGGATGTCGGGCGTCGCCGGAGGACGGTGGGCTGGAGGCTGCGCAAGGCCCTCGAGGCCCGCGACGGCGGGTGCCGCTTCCCGGGATGCGACTCGCGCGCGCGCATCCACGCCCATCACATCACGCCATGGGCCGAGGGTGGAGAGACCGCGATGGACAACCTGGTGCTCCTGTGTCCGTTCCACCACCGCGCGGTCCACGAAGGGGGATGGCGGGTGGAGATGGACGAGTGGGGAGCCCCGCGCTTCCTCAAACCCCAGCGCGTTCCGCTGCCGATGGTGCCCGCCTCCCCGGACATCGGCGGCCTGGTGCCCCGCGGCGCCGCGACGGCACGTCCGATGTCTTCGCGGACTTTCCCGGTGTCGTCGGCGCAGGACTTCGGTCTGACCCGCTGGCACGGACAGGACGGCATCGACGCCTGGACCGGGGACTCGCTGTGGACGGGCGAACGCATCGACTGGGGCTATGCGATGTTGTGCCTCTGGACGGATGGAGATGAGGTCGCGCGAGGGACGTAGGGAGACACTGGCCACCCCTGACCCTTCGTCTACACCGGCGGAAGTTCGGACTTAATGCAGGATGTTGCGTGACTTGAGATGGGCGGCTACGGCGCCAATCATCAGGGGGCGGATGCGATAGCTGCGCCAGGCTGCGTTGCCTCCCACCGCTTCCTCCACCGAAGGCTTCTCGCGGGCCGCGGTTGGGACCTTCTCGATCACCCGGCACTCTTCCAGTGACCGGAGGATGTGCAGGCTCTCGGCACTCGAGCTTCGGGCCACGTCAGAGTATTCACCGACGGTCACGGTTCCGTGCTCGAGGATGGCCTTGAGGGCGAAGCTCTGCTCCCGGTCCAGGTTCTCGATGCCCGACTCCAGCGTGCTCAGCGGCTGCACGAGGAGGCTTCCCGCAGTCGAAGCGAAGTCCGCCGAGCGCAACCAGTAGAACAGCGCCAGACGGGGAGATCCCCGGGAAACGCGGTGAAGACGCTGGAAAAAGTCGGATTCGATGAGCCCTTCCTGCTTGCCCGAGCCCCGCAGCCGTCGCGCCCGGCGCCGCAGTGTCGCTCCACGGTCGTGTGGTTCGGCGAAGCGCAGAGGAAGCCCGCTCAGCCGGTGCCGGGCCAGAACCGCCTGGCGCAACGCTTCGGGGGAAAGTTCCCCCATAGTGACCCGCTCGACGTCGTGGACGAACGCGGGGGCGCGCTTCTCGACCAGCTGCCAGGCAGTCGAGGTGACGACTGTGAGCCAGAACACCCTCGATTCGGTGCGCGACATGAAGGTCAGGAGCAGCTCGAACAGCCTGCCTCCTCCGGGCGCACGCATGTGAAGATGTTCCGTCGCCTCCAGGACGGCGAAGGAGGGAACCGACCCCGACGGCGCCTCCAGCACCCGGTCCGCGAGCGAGTCGAGGTCAGGCGCATCCCCAAGCCCCAGCCATCCGGCCACGCGCCCCGCAAGGTGCGCTTCCGTTCGCACGCGGGTGGTGAACCTCTGCCGTACTCCGCCCGGAGCCTCTTCGGCAAGGTGGCTTGTGACGACATTCAGGAAGCTGGTCACGCCAGCGCCGGGCGATGCGATGACGACGAGGGACCTGGCCTCGCCGGTGGCTCGCCGCGCCCACGCCGACGCCACCGCGGCCAGGGCGTCCTCGCGCCCCGCGAGCAACCGTGCATCCGTCAGCGGTTCCAGCGAGAAGAGGCGCCTGTAGACGACCGGAAGCGCAGCCGGGTACTCGTCTGCGTACGCGAGGGCGTGCTCGCGGCGGTCGACGACGGTCCGGGCGGATGGACCGAGGCCCATCGTTGCGCTGAGCGGCCGAAGGAACCCCAGGGCCCACGACACGGCCGCGGCGCCGCGAGCCGCGGCCTGGCCCGACAGCCGGCGCGTCTGCTTCCATGCGCGTGCGAGCCCGGCCGACAGAACTGTGCGAGCCTCGAGATAGCCCGCCGTCATACGGTCCGCGGTCGCCTGCTCGAACAGCTGGCGCGATCCGCTGGCGATCTCGGCAGCGACCCTGTGCTCCGCCGCTGCCAGCGCCTCGCGCAGGACTTCGCGCGCCGCGGCAGCCTTGTTGCCGGCGCGGGCGAGACCGTTGACGACCAGCGCGGCGGGATCCGGGGCATCGGGACCGCCCCGCTCCTTCGCCTCCGCGACCGCGGCCTCGTAGCCGTATCCCGACACCTCCCGGAGCTCGACGACCTCCGAGCGAATCCGGTACATGGCTTCACGGATCGCCGAAGGCGCGGCCTGCATCCGTTCCCGGCGCAGGAGATCGAACGCGTGCAGGAAGGTCTCGCGCAGGCGCACGGTGCGGGGGTCCGACCCCGGTTTTCTCGGGGGATCTCCGGGCGCCGGAATGTCGTGAAGGGCCAGGGCCCCGGGCATTCGCTCGCGAACCTCGCCCAGACCGTGGATCGTCTCCTCGACGGAGGCAGTCAGCGTCTCGAACACGGCACCGGGCTCCGGCAGGCCGCCCTGGATGTGCGCGAGCGCCGCATCGGTGTGCTGTCGCTCGGCCTCCAGCATCGCGACCAGATCTTCTCCGCCGGCCGAAAGGCTTGCCGCCCGCTCCCTGCCCCGGCTCAGCTCGGCCGCGACTTCAGCAAGAACCGCATCCGCGTCGCGGATGGCATGCGACCAGTCGCCGCGCAACTCGCCGAGAATCCCCTCGATGTCACCGCGCATCGCGGCCAGACTCCGGTACAGCTCCAGCCGGGCCGCTGCGCCCTCCGCCCAGGCATCCCATCGCATGGCCAGCTCCCGCTGGCGTCCGGGGCCCGGCCGACTGGATGGCGGATCGGCTGCGAAGGTGCCGGCCACCGCAACCGAGGCGGCCAGGGATGCCTCCAGTTGCCCGAAGTCGGCGCTCCGAGCGCTCCCGGAAGCCCGTTCGACCTCGTCTACGAGCGCCTGCAGTTCGCTCTGCAGCCGCGCTCCGGCGGCGTGCCGGGTGGGCGTCTCGGCAGCCGGCGGCTCCTCCGCGACGGAGTCGGCGGAGGGTGTGGATTCATCGGCCGGGAGAGCCGGCTGCAACACGGCGGCCGCCCAGTCGGCCCACGCGCGCTCGAGGCGCCCGAGCCATTCGGCCCGGTCGTGCTGGCTCCGGCGGAAGGCGTTCGCCTGGTCGCGAAGCACCACCTGCTCGAGGTGCTGGCGGGCCAGCCGGGCCACCGGGACGCGGCGCAACCGGCCGCGCCAGACCACCGGGCCCAGCACGCGCGCGGCGGCTCGCTTGATCCAGCGTACGGGCCCAACCCCCGGAAATCTCGCGACGGGCGGACGGGCAGCCGGCGCCTGCAGCATGGCAGGCAGCTCGGCCGCCGCCGCGCGCGCATTATCCCGGGCCGAGGCCAGCGATTCTTCCAGCTCGGTGGCAGTGGCGCCGGCGGCGAGGGCGGCGCGCAGGGGCTCGATGACCTCATCGGCGACCGCATCCCGGTATTCCGCGAGCGCCCCGGGCACATCCTGCTTTCCCTCGCCGGCACTCGCGTCCCGGCTCCCGTCACCCGCCAACACCTCCCGCTCTACACGTCCGGCATTCGCATCCTCCCGCCCCTTGCCGTTCACCGCGGCGAGTGCCCGCCCGTGCGCAGCAGCCGCCTCCTCCAGCACGCGGCGGATGGGCAGCCACACGTCCGCTTCGTAGCGCCCCCAGACCTCCGCGAAGGGCTCGTGTACGGCAGCGGAGATACGGGCGGCGATGGCGGAGTCCGCGGACACGCCTTGCGCGGTCCCGGGTGTGTTGGCCGCAGGGTCGCTCATCGCGCGTCGGGCCTACGGGAGGCAGTCGCTTCCGGCGGTTCGACCATCGGATACCAGTCGCGCTCCGGCGTGAGCCCCGCGGCGCGGAAGCCGTCGCGGGCGCGCTCGGTGATGTCGCTCTGCATCAGGAACTCGAAGCGGGGATCCAGCACGTAGGCCCTCACCCTCACGCGGGTGACGAAGGTGGTGCGGAACTCGTCTCCGACGAGCACCACGATGGGCTTGTTCAGGAAGACGTACCGGGAAGTCACCGCCGCCTCGAAGGCGATCTCCCTGGCCTTGCGCTCGTCCACCCGTCCCGGCAGGTAGAGATCGGTCACGACCTGGCAGTTCAACTGCCCGGCGTTGGCGTTGGCGACCTGCTCCTCCACGACCTGGGAGTTGGGCACCGTCACCAGGTTGTCGTCGGCGGTCACGATGCGCGTCGACCTTAGCCCGATCGACACGACCTCTCCGTAGGTTCCCCCGACGGAGATCTTGTCGCCCACCTGGAAGGGCTGGTCGAAGACGACGATCAGGCCCCCGAACACGTTCTTGAGCAGGTCCTGCGCGGCGATGCCGAGCGCCAGGCCCAGGGCGGCGCTCGCCGCGAGAAGCCCCTGGGCGTCGACCCGGAAGACGGTGCGCAGGATGAGGTAGGCCGCGATCCCCCACAGCGCCATGCGCGTAATGGGGATGAGCCACTTAAATGTCAGGCGGCGCCTGACGCTCCGTTCGGCCAGCGTCTCGAGGACCCATGCCAGCGCCCGGATCAGGAAGTGAAATACGACGATGATGACCAGCGACCAGAAGATGCCCACCCCGAGACTCCGGACTTCCTCGGTCGCCTCCTCCAGATCGAGGGCGCCGACGGCGGTGTCGGCCGGAGCCGCAGCCACTGCGCCGCCCTGCTCCATCGCGTCCAGCCGGGATAGTATCAACTCCTGCGCCACAGTGATATCACTCAGTTGGGCGGCGAGGGAGTCGAGCGTCGCCTGGGATGGCGGAGTCTCCTGCTCGGCACCCGCCTGCGGCTGAGCACCAGCCACCGCGTCAGCCTCCGGATCCTCGGCGAGCGCCGCGCCCGGCTCCGTCTGTTGCTCCGGTGCACCCGCTTCGGCGCCAGGAACGGCAGGCTGCTCCGTCCCTGTGATCACGACCGTGCCGGACTCCGAGTCCATCGGCGAAGGATCCGCGCACGCCGCCACGACCAGCGGGACCATGATCCAGCCGGCGGCACGCAAGAGAAGGCGCGCGGCGTCGCTTTTCGCGTCTCGTTCGGGCATTTGTCGGCGACGGCTCTCCGGGAAACTGCGGACCACTACATTACCCGCGCCCGCGTTGCGCGCCTACCCCCGCCCCTCCGGCAGCCCGCGCGCCTTCCACAGGTAGAAAACAACCGGGAAGAGCAGCAGCACCACGGCGCCCGAGGTCACGACCCCTCCGACCAGGGGCGCCGCGATCCGCTTCATGACGTCGGCGCCCGCGCCCGCGCTCCACATGATCGGCATCAGCCCGAGCACATCGGTGGCGATGGTCATCATGATCGGCCGGACCCGCTTGATGGAGCCGCTTCGAATCGCATGCGCCAGCGCGGCGCGGTCCTTCAGCAGTCCGCGGTCGCGGTAGTCGCGCAGCGAGATGTTCAGGTAGAGCAGAAACACGATCGCGGTCTCGGCATAGAGGCCGGCCAGCGCGATGATCCCGATCCAGACCGCGATGCTGAGGTCGTAGCCGAGGATGTAGAGCAGCCAGAACGAGCCGGCGACCGCAAACGGAACGCCCAGCAGCACGAGGCAGGTCTCCGCCGCGGACCTGTTCGCCAGGTAGATCAGGACGAAGATCAGCAGGAGGGTCAGCGGAATCACGTACATGAGACGCCGTTCGGCGCGCTCCAGATACTCGTATTGCCCGCTCCACGCGATGGTGTATCCGGGCGGCGGAACGACCCCGGCCGCAACCGCCTCGCGCGCCGTCTCCACGTAGCCGCCGATATCGACGTCGCGCAGGTCGACGTACACCCAGGCGTTGGGCTTGGCGCCCTCGCTCTTGATGCTCGGGGGACCGACCACGTATTCCATGCCGGCCAGCTGTCCCAGCGGCACCTGGTGACCCTGGGGCGTCGTCACCAGGACGGCGCGCAGCGCGGGCAGATCGTCCCGCAGTTCCCGGCTGTAGCGCAGGTTGACCGGATAGCGCGTGAGACCTTCGACCGTCGTCGTCACGTTCATCCCGCCGATCGCCGTCCGGATCACCTCCTGCACGTCCCTCACGGTGAGTCCGTGGCGGGCGATCGCCTCGCGGTCGATGGAGAAGTCGAGGTAGTTGCCGCCCATCACCCGGTCCGCGTACACGCTGGCGGTCCCGGGAACGCCGCGCAGCACATCCTCGATCTCCCGCCCCAGCCTCTCCAGCTCGGTCAGATCGGGACCCGCGATCTTGATGCCCACGGGCGTGCGGATTCCGGTCGAGAGCATGTCGATCCGGCTCCGGATGGGCATGGTCCAGGCGTTGGTGAGCCCCGGAATGCGGAGGGCCGCGTCGAGCTCCTCGATGAGCCTCTCGGGCGTCATCCCCTGCCGCCACTGGTCGCGGGGCTTCAGCGCGATGGTGGTCTCGAGCATGGACAGGGGCGCGGGATCTGTTGCCGTTTCCGCCCGCCCGACCTTGCCGAAGACGTGCTGGACTTCGGGAAAGGTGTAGATGATGCGGTCCGTCTGCTGCAGGATCTCGCGCGCCTCGGTGATGGAGACTCCGGGGAGAGTGGTGGGCATGTAGAGCAGGTCGCCTTCCCACAGCGGCGGCATGAACTCCGACCCCAGACGCGACAGCGGCACGATGGTCGCAGTCAGTCCGAGCACGGCGGCGGCGAGGACCCAGGTCCGGAAACGCAGCACGAACCCGAGAACCGGCCAGTACGTTCGTGCCAGCTGCCGTCCGAGCGGGGTGCTCGATGGCCGGCGGATCCTCCCGCGCACCCAGTAGCCCACCAGCACCGGAACGAGCGTCACCGACAGGAGCGCAGCGGACGCCATCGCGTAGGTCTTGGTGAAGGCGAGCGGCTTGAACAGCCGCCCCTCCTGCGCCTCGAGGGTGAAGACCGGCATGAACGACACGGTGATCACCAGGAGCGCCACGAACAGCGACGGGCCCACCTCGCGCGCCGCCGAGGCGACGATCTCCCAGTGCGGCCTCCGGCCCCCGTCGCGGGCGAGGTGCTTGTGGGCGTTCTCGACCATCACGATCCCTGCGTCCACCATCGTTCCGATCGCGACCGCGATCCCGCCCAGGGACATGATGTTGAGCGTCAGCCCCTGCATCCGCACCACGATCAGCGCCATCAGGATCCCCACCGGCAGCGCGATGACGGCCACGAGGCCGCTGCGCAGGTGGAACAGGAAGACGAGGCACACCAGGCCCACGATCGCGAGCTGCTGCGCGAGGCTCATGCGGATGCTCCCGACCGCCCGGTCGATCAGTGCGCTCCGGTCGTAGGCCACTTCGATCTCGACGCCCTCCGGCAGTCCCGGCGTGATCTCCGCAAGCTTGTCCTTCACGTCCCGGATCACCCGCCGCGTGTCCGCGCCGGACCGCACCACGACGATGCCGCCGACCGTCTCCCCTTCCCCGTTCCACTCCGCGAGGCCGCGGCGGCCCTCCGGTCCCAGGCTCACGCGCGCCACGTCCTCGAGCAGGATCGGCGTCCCGTCGGCGCTCACGCCGAGACCGATCCGGCGAATGTCGTCCACCGACCGGATGTAGCCGAGGCCGCGAATCATGAACTCCCGCTCGGCGACCTCGATGAGGCCGCCCCCGACATCGCTGTTGCTCTCCTGGATGGCGGAGCGGATGGCCGAGATGGACAGGTCGTAGGCGCGCAGCCGGTTCGGATCGACCGTGATCTGGTACTGGCGCACGAACCCGCCCACGCTCGC contains:
- a CDS encoding DUF222 domain-containing protein — protein: MSSASATPVALAPVPPSPTPSTSGQPAASPLVPTAPASITPIPAAVAPVAPISKGFSPDLDPLGDEIALLCAHITAATYRLLCLLKVYDEEERWQGFRSCAHWLSWRTGISLGPAREKMRVARCLPSLSLIPEAFARGELSYSKVRALTRIANPENEEKILDFARHGTTAHVERMVRHWRCLDRGDASEAARAERRGLSVWLTDDGSYEVRGRLNPEVGALLLKALEVAEGRLYRAERSAGTEHRTTPLQRRADALGLWLEERVQPQVQLVMHSFQGEEQEKREEHQKQEEQEQEVSAPLVTEDGSSVSAETSSRLACDAEVVPIARGADGSVLDVGRRRRTVGWRLRKALEARDGGCRFPGCDSRARIHAHHITPWAEGGETAMDNLVLLCPFHHRAVHEGGWRVEMDEWGAPRFLKPQRVPLPMVPASPDIGGLVPRGAATARPMSSRTFPVSSAQDFGLTRWHGQDGIDAWTGDSLWTGERIDWGYAMLCLWTDGDEVARGT
- a CDS encoding mechanosensitive ion channel, with the protein product MPERDAKSDAARLLLRAAGWIMVPLVVAACADPSPMDSESGTVVITGTEQPAVPGAEAGAPEQQTEPGAALAEDPEADAVAGAQPQAGAEQETPPSQATLDSLAAQLSDITVAQELILSRLDAMEQGGAVAAAPADTAVGALDLEEATEEVRSLGVGIFWSLVIIVVFHFLIRALAWVLETLAERSVRRRLTFKWLIPITRMALWGIAAYLILRTVFRVDAQGLLAASAALGLALGIAAQDLLKNVFGGLIVVFDQPFQVGDKISVGGTYGEVVSIGLRSTRIVTADDNLVTVPNSQVVEEQVANANAGQLNCQVVTDLYLPGRVDERKAREIAFEAAVTSRYVFLNKPIVVLVGDEFRTTFVTRVRVRAYVLDPRFEFLMQSDITERARDGFRAAGLTPERDWYPMVEPPEATASRRPDAR
- a CDS encoding CusA/CzcA family heavy metal efflux RND transporter translates to MLARIINGSIRNRPLILVGALAVVLAGVFSLSRTPIDAIPDLSDVQVIIQTEYPGQAPRIVEDQVTYPVATQMLAAPFAQVVRGYSFFGVSFVYVIFEEGTDLYWARSRVLEYLNSLSEQLPPGITPRLGPDATGVGWAFVYALRSDRHDLGELRSIQDWFLRYELTAVPGVSEVASVGGFVRQYQITVDPNRLRAYDLSISAIRSAIQESNSDVGGGLIEVAEREFMIRGLGYIRSVDDIRRIGLGVSADGTPILLEDVARVSLGPEGRRGLAEWNGEGETVGGIVVVRSGADTRRVIRDVKDKLAEITPGLPEGVEIEVAYDRSALIDRAVGSIRMSLAQQLAIVGLVCLVFLFHLRSGLVAVIALPVGILMALIVVRMQGLTLNIMSLGGIAVAIGTMVDAGIVMVENAHKHLARDGGRRPHWEIVASAAREVGPSLFVALLVITVSFMPVFTLEAQEGRLFKPLAFTKTYAMASAALLSVTLVPVLVGYWVRGRIRRPSSTPLGRQLARTYWPVLGFVLRFRTWVLAAAVLGLTATIVPLSRLGSEFMPPLWEGDLLYMPTTLPGVSITEAREILQQTDRIIYTFPEVQHVFGKVGRAETATDPAPLSMLETTIALKPRDQWRQGMTPERLIEELDAALRIPGLTNAWTMPIRSRIDMLSTGIRTPVGIKIAGPDLTELERLGREIEDVLRGVPGTASVYADRVMGGNYLDFSIDREAIARHGLTVRDVQEVIRTAIGGMNVTTTVEGLTRYPVNLRYSRELRDDLPALRAVLVTTPQGHQVPLGQLAGMEYVVGPPSIKSEGAKPNAWVYVDLRDVDIGGYVETAREAVAAGVVPPPGYTIAWSGQYEYLERAERRLMYVIPLTLLLIFVLIYLANRSAAETCLVLLGVPFAVAGSFWLLYILGYDLSIAVWIGIIALAGLYAETAIVFLLYLNISLRDYRDRGLLKDRAALAHAIRSGSIKRVRPIMMTIATDVLGLMPIMWSAGAGADVMKRIAAPLVGGVVTSGAVVLLLFPVVFYLWKARGLPEGRG